In the Buteo buteo chromosome 8, bButBut1.hap1.1, whole genome shotgun sequence genome, GGACAGTTAGATACAGGACAACTGGAGTTTTAGGTAGTCATGGAGATCATTTTGCAGTCTGGTGCTCTGGAGGAGCAGTCAAAACTTTGTACTGGGAGAGAGACTGCAAATCTTCTCATCCTTTTGAACAGAGCAGAGGTGTTGCTATCTTCTGGGACAGAGGACTGCATTTGTCATTCCAGGAAGAGATGGTCCTCCCAGCCCATCGCGGCCTGTAATAATGGCTACACACACTGATGaaagtgggagaaaaatcatCCCTTATGGGGGTGCATGCTTTCTTTGCATGAAAGCATAATTGTGCTTATTGACTATTTCTGTTAACAGGATCAGCAACAGAATAGTTAAATTTGACATTTAATCTGTCATTAAACTCTAGATTAATTACAGAACAGTTAAATTTGACATTTAATTTGTCATTAAATTTTAGATTAATTCTTCAGTGAGACTGAAAGTGTTCACCTGTTTCTGACCTTCTGGTCATATATTCCCTAGACACCAACATTTACCACACAGTGTGCACTCtacattttcttcactgcaaTGCTGTGTTATTTCATTAGGAGAATGAActcaactttttaaaagaaattgtgcAACCATCTCCTTTGTGGCAGAATCTCACTACACTCAGGATGCTACATACAAGAATGGTTTGGACCTTTTGCCTGCATATAAATCTTCTAAAATATAGACGCTCACAAGCTCTGTGTGGTAGGCcttctttggaaagtaaaatataggaagaaaaataagaaacagttTCATGACCTGAACGTCACAAGACTAAGTGAGTCAGTTTGAAGAACTATGTGTCCTGTCATACCTAGTGGGAGAATTTGTGTCTAAATGCTGGAGGTTTTATTGCTACTGTCATTAAGTGTTGCCTCTGTGAGTGCAAATACTTGGTGTTCTTTTGTAGCTGATGgaaatcttaatttcttctctctctttgtctAAGGTATTGTTGCCAGTGTGCATCAGGTGAAGTCATTTCTCAATCACACTGCATATCTATCCTGCTATTTTCCAAACTCTCAGAAAACTGACATAAAGGATTTAAGAATTTTTTGGCAAAAAGGTGATGGTGAAGTGGTGCATGAAGTATACTACGGCCAAGAAAAACACGATAACCTTAGTCCTAAATATATAAATCGCACCAAGATGGATATGGACAAATGGACCTTGCAATTGTTAAATGCAGGAATTGTGGATGAGGGACAGTATACATGTATTATACAGCACAGAGATAAAGGATCGCCAAAGGTCATACACACATCTGAGTGCGTACTGCACATTATTGGTAAGTAATCTCTTCTATTTGTCATCTGgtctggggtttgggtttgggttgggtttttgggggggttgggtttgggtttgttttttggggggttggggtttttttggttggttggggtttttttggttggggttttttttcgggggggggggggttctctGTCACTTTGTTCAGTCCAGAATTGCATGGTACTGTCCTCAAGCCACTGAAGATGCACCTGCACCGGAATAGACTTTCTAAAGATGGATAAAAGCATTCTCAATAGAAATCCTCAGCTCTGAATGAAAAGTACTCAGGTGGAAGCAATCAGTAGTAGAAAATGAGGCAATAATTTGCTCAATACTGCATCATTCCTGATTCTCACCCTGTCATACTTTGTAGTGAAAACCATTCTGCCTTcttcctcttgcctcctgcaaGTTTTATGGCTTTTAGGACTCTGGAAAATACACTTCTTTATTTGCATCTGATGCACTGCCTTCTATTAAAAGCAATAGTAGTTAGCATTGTTGGTGGTAAATTACAATTGAAATATAACAAGATTTCTGCAAACACCCAGCTATTTTATGATGATATAAAttacagggaaaataaagaaaagagcagCTCATATGTGGAGGAGTAGAAATTCATATGCTCAGTTAGAGTAAGATTGAAAatatctctgaagaaaaaatgtaggCAGTGATGAGATTCAACCTGATTTCTTGCATGTTATCAgaggaaaagccagaaaatCTTTTAACAGGGGAATGGGGTTCAGTGAGGAAGCAAtcttttcctaatattttctagtatttttaGTAATTCCTAATATAATTTCCTAATGTTTTTCTATCTGAAGCTGTTCTGCTAGTAACCTTTGTCCGTATGCCTGTGTTCTCTCTTCCACTATGATAGTGCTAGTCATTAATAATATCATCTAACTTCCACTGGTGTTCTCAGGCTTCAAAACTGCTTCAAAAGAGAATAGGCCATGTGTAAcagcagccaaaaccagtaccaGGATGTCTGAGCCTGTTTAGCTTTGTGCTATCAGCAAGTGTTCCCTCAATTCACAGATAGAAAACCTAGATTGTTAATTTTGATTCTCCCAGAATTTACTCGACAAGTATTTTCAGCAAAGTTTTAGAACCCAGAAACTCATAATGTCCACTCAGTATCAAGACCTCCAATTTTAGAGATGCTTAGCATCAACCATTCAGTTAATTAATTCAAGCAGTTAAATCAGTTATCAGCTTAGCCAACATCTGAGCAACATGTTCTAGAAGTCTCAGGCTTAGGCACTAAAACTCTCTCAGACCCTTTAAGGTTTAACTTAGGAAGActattttaaactatttgttGCTGTGTTCCTTCCAAATGACTCTCTGTTCAAGAAGCTCCCAAAGGAAGGAGCAGtataaaatcatattttaaaaaaaaacaaacttaaaagGAATTataggaaaaatacaaatgttgaAATGTACTTATGCTTACCTACTGTTTCTTAATTAGAATCTCATATCATACGTGGAGGGGTTTTTGTAGTAGGGCATGTCACAATTAAAATGGACATAAGAAAGACTGAGTGCTGTACAAGAATGATGGGGCAGTCATACAAAGCCATCCAGATCACTTGGTGACCAAGCCcattcagaaatactgaagtacCTGCTAATACAGTTTACATGTGTTATTTATATGTATTACATTAGGAAAATGTATGGAtagatatatgtatattatatgTATTGTGTACAGCCAGGATGATTTATATAAGAACAACGAACACAGATCATCctccagaaagaagagaaggcttcacAATGGAAAGCTTTGGCTCTTAAAACAGGCAAGGTAGGGACCATGGTGACAAGCAGCTTAACTGGAAATTCTGCTGCTATAGCATGGCTCTTGTGCTTCCTTTGGATGGATCAATAAGGGAAGTAGGTGAGACTAGGGAAGCTATTTCAAAATATGATATTCAAAGAGTTGGGAGTGAAACTGATATCAGAATAGAGACTTAACAGTTTGTGTCCTCATTTTAAAGGGGATGttgaaaaacttaaaagcatgaagaaaagcTCTGCTAGAGTTATCTGAAAGCTAGAAAAAATACAGTCCAACTGCAGACATTAAAAGATTGATCTGATTACCTTATAATGCAGAAGACTGAGAAGAGTCTTGTTTTCAGAGTGTGGAAACCTGAAATAGACATAAAATACtggatgttaaaaataaaaggctaattaattcagtgaagaaataaaaacagtcaGTGGCTGGAAGCAGGTGAGAAGTAAGGCACATTGCCCCTTtagaaaatggaacaaaaccaGGTAGGGTGATTAAGCCattgagaaaaatattaagggCTTGATGGATCTGCTGCCTCTTGAGGTATTTAAATCTAAGCCCATAGACTTTTTGGAAGAAATGttatctttaaataaaaaagacttCCTGAAACATGCTTTTCTGTTAGCAGTCCAAAGCTCACATATACATAACCCACACCCTGCATGAAACCAACATCACTTTTCAGTAAATTGAGGTTCCAGAAGCCATAATAACAGAAGTGCTTTGATCAGGGTCTATTCCACTATTTCCACATGTTTACTGTCAATAAGATCAAAACTCTTAAATCACTTAGATGATTTGGCAAGTTTCACAGCCATGGATTACATTCCTACCCTCGCTGTAAAATgccaaggagaaaataaatactccAGACCAGAAGCTGGAGTGAGCAGTCAGCTAAGCAAGTCAGACCttgaggagaaagaggaagctTGAGCTCTCTTGAGGGACAACTTAACTAAATTTTGGGGTGTGAAAAAGGTGGggctttttccattttgaattcACAGCCATGGACTCTCTTGGGGATTTAAGTGACTAAGCTAAATCCTTCTCTCTGTGTGTTGGCATACAGCAACTAAAAGCAACATCGTGTTTCTTCATCCATATTAAGAATTCACCAGAGCAAGGATTAGAGCCAGGTTCAAACACATTGAGTGTACATGCAGAAGAGTCAGACCCTCTTAGGCTCATATTTTTCTAAGAatccttttccccctctccaaTGTTTCTGTATATTGTCTTTAGTCCTATTGGCACTaaaataatgaagtattttcaatgaagctttgagtctgttttttgggttttgttgttggtttggtttttttaacttgctgtaTGTCAACATGCAGTCAGTATTATGTCTACATTCTCTCCTTCTTCTTTCCATTATAGTCTACTATTTCTACTATGACCTTTTAACCAAACAAATCCTGTTTGAGACTATTTGGGAGACTACTTAAGAGAGAGCATTGGTTAAAAGCTTCCAtttatcattaatattttatgtttaaataattCTTCCCACTCCCATTTCACTAATTATGTCTTGCCTGGGAAACTtgactttttaaagcaacaggtatgtttttcatttactgGGATGAGTATCCAATGACAAATAAAAGAACTTGTACTGTAGACACTTCCACATAAAATGCCCAGCTAAGAGGGGTCTACTATCAAGATAAGTGAATTACTTTATATGCTGCCAAATGATTACTCATAATACTGACAGACAGCAAGGATATTTCTACCTATGACAGCACTGGACCTCCAACTTAACCCATCTGAAGTCCCTcagatgatttctttttctatatttcACAGTTAGAAGTTTGTGGTTTTCCCCTTACCTAATCAGGAGGTTGAGAGTAGACAGCACTGTGTCCCATTCCCTTTTTGTGCTTACACACCGACCTGCAAGCAGGCCAGGTTCGATTATTCTGTGGTGTCAATGGATCTAAAGGAGGTGGGAGAGACAGAGGCCCAGTGTCTGGCTGATCAGACTTATGTCCTTGAAACACCCTGAGGACAAGGAGTAGCAAGTCTACATGTACACCAAAAACATAACAAACTCTTTTTGGGACTCCCATTGTTTTCCTGGGAAAATTGCTTAGACTTGCTTCTGCCTGAAAATCTTAAATAATTGGCAGGAACTGTCACAAGATGTGGTATGTCTGACTCATGATGCTTTCTCTTTGGTCTATTTCAGCCAACTATAGTCAACCTGAGATAGCATGGCTGCACACTGGGGAACTAAAGTCCAAGAAATACTTGAATCTCTCCTGTTCTTCCAGCGGAGGTTATCCAGAGCCCAAGCAGATGGCTTGGCTAATTTCACACGAAAACACAACACGGGGGCTTGCGCCTCACATGGACATCTCACAGGATGCTGTAACAAAGCTATACAATGTTACTAGCAAGCTGAATATCACAGTTCCTACAAACACCCTCACTAATATTagctgcttgcttttccttgGAGGGCAGCTGGGGAGCCTTGTCTCAGTGCCACTAGGCATAGGTGAGTCTCCATTTGCCCATTCCAATTTTTGCACGGGTAGGAGCAGGGCACATTGCAGTAGAGCTGATCACAGATAGTAGCATAGTCAAGGCAGGGAATAAACCCTAAGTAGCAGTAGGAGTTGGTTACAAGGGTTGTACATTCTCCATCCTGTCACCAACAGCCATGGCCACCaaattccctttcctttccataTGGGAAGTCTTATTACAGCAAGGAGAGGGCACAGAGAAGGAAGGCTACTGCTACATAATTCAGAACACAGCCCTGTTCACCCCCTccccagatgctgctgcagtaGCAACAGAGCAACCTGGATGTCTGGATTAGACAGCAACCAGTCTCTGGAGGTGACATTTAGCCGTTAAGGGAGGTTGCCACTTCACAGAATCAGAGAACTGTTGAGGTTGGAAGAGGCACCTGGAGCTCATCTAGTTCAGCCactctgctcaaagcagggtcaagaGGTAGCACAGGGCCTTATCCAGTTGAGTTTTAAGTATCTCCCAGGATAGAGACTCCCCAACCTCTTTTAGCaaactgttccagtgtttgacttcCCTGATAGTAAGAAAGTTTTATCAGATGTTTAGGTGCTTGAGCTGCTATTAATCATTCCCTAGAGAGAAGCAGGCAGCTAAACAGAAGAGTCCCTTGGACCAGATTTGGCTCAGAAACTGCCAAATAGACTGTGCTGAGTTTACGAGTAAAGACCATGAAACTTTGACTAGTCTTAGAAGCATTCCTGGTGGTTTTCGTAACATTTGACAGAATGAAGTGTGCATTCCAAAATGactgtttggggattttttttttctgggactgTGTCTTTTTTCAGACACCTCTTGCAAGAAGAAGCTGGGGCCCCGAGTTCCAGTAAGACTTCACTGCTGGATTATCTCAGGGTTCCACATGCCTGATCCTTTATTTAAagtaaagctgtattttatttatctcctgggagaggaaaatattctttgacATATTTGTTTGTAAGCCATGGCACAAGCGCATCAAAATAAAGACAATTCCTACATGGCTTGCAGGTGTCTGCTTTAGACAATGTTGAAGATGGAGAGCTGTGCTTCAGCTGACAGGAACAGGGAGCCAAGAGGGAATGGTAATATTGCAGGAAAGCCTACCAGGGTAGTACAGGCATGCACCTTACTACTGCGGATGTAAAAGAAGCTTGCTACTTATTCTGGAAAGAAGTTCCACAGTGCAGTTTTATTCATATAAATTTAGCTAAAGGGTTAAGTCATCAATGCTAGGTGTGGCAAACTGCCTCTGTTCTCCTTACATTCtaggatttttaaataatattaaaatacaatacGGAAGTCTTCTGAGGTTTGCACAGCTCTACATGTTGCTCATGAGTGTTGATATGGCTATATTAGCTATATTTAGCTACAGTGCTGCATCCTCCTCTTCCCTATTCAAttcttcttctctcctccttgGCTTTATGAAAGTAGCCACCTGATAAGCAGTGATGGTGGGTATGAAACTAGGAACTCCACATAAACAATAGCTTTGCTTGGCAATAACTGAAGCGCTGTCAGTTGCTAACCTTAGCACCAAAACCTCAAAAGCACAATAACCAGAATCAGAGGGAAACTCCTTTGTGTTCCCTGCTACTTTCACATCCCTTGCAGCATTTTGTTAGGCTTTGACCATCATTTCCAACAGACACTAAGTAGTAACATATCCCAGGTTCTTCAAACTTGCACAGTAGCACAGAGTAGCATTAACACAGTAGCTGCCTTGCAGGCTCTTGTATTAATCAAATTGCTGATCTCGCACATGTTACCCAAACTTCAGAAAGAGTACTTTGCCTGACTGTTGTTGAAGTAGCTGTTAAGACTTGGTAGTTTCGTTAGTTattggaaatggaaataaagcaaTGTGGATAGTGATTTATTGACACTATTAAAACACTGTAAAAGCAAAGGATGCTGAGGGTCTTTCCCTAAACTTGTAATTCACATAACTTTGGGATAGATGGTTTAAGCTAATTGTAACTGAATTAAATCTTTGCTGTGTatatttctcctctgttttcttaTTCAGAGATACAGGGGGAAGAAATGGAGCAAGtgaagattaatttctttggCCCACTTATAGCTGTGATTTTACTGATCACATTTCTCGTGGGTTTTGTgatactgaagaaaagaaataccttATCTACCAACCAGAGTAAGTTATTACTTCTCAGCTTCAGCTCTACTGTCCCTCAAGTCACAGGCTTTGCTCTTTGTAATCATCCCTTTACCTACATTCAAGCTGCTGACAGAAGGTTGTGTTTCATGCCGGACTTAAGCTAAACTCCTTGGACAATTTAGTTCCTGCAACATCTTAGTCCATCCGGCAGTAAGTCAAAACATCTTTCTCCTGTCTTGTCCTGAGATCCacttctccctcttctttgtGCTCTCTGAGACTGACATGGCAACAGCTCACcactttttcctgcagtttcatccttttttcctggtttattGGTAGATTTGGCTCCTAAATCCATTGAACTGTATAAACCTTTCTTGTCCATCACCATTTATAAGAAAGGTGGAGCTGGGGGAGGGATGAGATGAGGCTTCTGTCAAGTGCAAGTATCTTTGTCATCACAGAGCTGAAGGATCCAAGGCATTGCTCCACCACAGGCTGCCCAACAGGGGACTGGAAGAATCATCTTGTACTAGGAACAGAATTCAATCTTTGCGTTGCATTTCTCTATTTTGTTCCAACACTAGTCTCAGCAGCCCAGGGTTTATTCTGCACTGAAAGTATCCTCATGCTGACATCAGAGTCTATCCTTCCTTGCAGCAAGAGCGAAGAGCATTCCTCACAGTCAGTCCTGTTTCCTTACTCAGCCAAGGGTCCTAAGCCCCACCTCATTCTTTCTCCAAATCCTAAGATAACTGGACATTTACTATCAACTCTTTTTCAGCTCCTGTTTCTCATGTTTCTGTAAATGACATATTCATCTATTTTAGGTGTCAGTCTAGCAGTCTAGAAGCTATCCAGCTTGAAGCGGAGGCGATCAGCCAGACTGCTGACTGGGAAGCATCTCTGCACATAGCAAGGCCTGAGGTCCTGTGTTCCTAGATGCTCTGCCAGAACAAGAATCCACCCCAGATATCCTACAGAACAACATGCAACATTTTTGTCTGATGGCTGAAATCCACTGTCCAGTGTTCTCTGCTTTTAGTTTTGCTCCAGAATGGTAGTAATTATGGTGCTCTGCCTATCTGCAC is a window encoding:
- the CD86 gene encoding T-lymphocyte activation antigen CD86 isoform X1, with the protein product MACFLLLKAVKHTEVLAPVHGKSIMEVCIFFLYAMIFLPGIVASVHQVKSFLNHTAYLSCYFPNSQKTDIKDLRIFWQKGDGEVVHEVYYGQEKHDNLSPKYINRTKMDMDKWTLQLLNAGIVDEGQYTCIIQHRDKGSPKVIHTSECVLHIIANYSQPEIAWLHTGELKSKKYLNLSCSSSGGYPEPKQMAWLISHENTTRGLAPHMDISQDAVTKLYNVTSKLNITVPTNTLTNISCLLFLGGQLGSLVSVPLGIEIQGEEMEQVKINFFGPLIAVILLITFLVGFVILKKRNTLSTNQSVSLAV
- the CD86 gene encoding T-lymphocyte activation antigen CD86 isoform X2 encodes the protein MEVCIFFLYAMIFLPGIVASVHQVKSFLNHTAYLSCYFPNSQKTDIKDLRIFWQKGDGEVVHEVYYGQEKHDNLSPKYINRTKMDMDKWTLQLLNAGIVDEGQYTCIIQHRDKGSPKVIHTSECVLHIIANYSQPEIAWLHTGELKSKKYLNLSCSSSGGYPEPKQMAWLISHENTTRGLAPHMDISQDAVTKLYNVTSKLNITVPTNTLTNISCLLFLGGQLGSLVSVPLGIEIQGEEMEQVKINFFGPLIAVILLITFLVGFVILKKRNTLSTNQSVSLAV